From Rutidosis leptorrhynchoides isolate AG116_Rl617_1_P2 chromosome 3, CSIRO_AGI_Rlap_v1, whole genome shotgun sequence, a single genomic window includes:
- the LOC139900779 gene encoding uncharacterized protein, with the protein MNTACFTQNRSLVVKRHQKTAYEVLTGRRPSITFLHVFGTPGFILNNRDQLGIFDAKVDEGIFLGYPNMSKAYRVYNKRIRCIEESINVTFDENVPTLSSGQEDDELIFEESTQQTLDEEEPTALPSPIHHAWLSEDELEFSILSVSKLIEPTVSMEVLKIMQMSTGSAESQFGTGSTEEVQHSLIVVHTNVPTGDSDVVCSATSSPVHNTKWTKEHPIEQIIGKLDSRVKTRRHATSNFCMNVNFVSTIEPTNVEEVLKDPSWAGAMQDELFQFDRNKVWKLVPEPDGDEKKIIGTKWVFKNKI; encoded by the coding sequence ATGAATACTGCTTGTTTTACCCAAAATAGATCATTAGTTGTAAAAAGACATCAAAAGACTGCCTATGAAGTTCTCACGGGAAGAAGACCCTCCATCACATTTCTACATGTATTTGGAACTCCCGGTTTCAtactaaataatagggatcagctaggcataTTTGACGCCAAAGTTGATGAAGGCATATTTCTTGGATAtcccaacatgtcaaaggcatatagggtctacaacaagagAATCAGATGTATTGAAGAATCAataaatgttacatttgatgaaaatgTCCCAACattatcttctggtcaagaagatgatgaGTTGATTTTTGAAGAGTCTACTCAGCAAACTCTTGATGAAGAAGAACCAACAGCATTACCCTCACCAATCCATCATGCTTGGTTATCTGAAGATGAGTTAGAATTTTCTATCCTATCTGTGTCTAAACTAATTGAACCTACTGTCTCTATGGAAGTATTAAAAATTATGCAGATGTCTACTGGTTCTGCAGAATCACAGTTTGGTACTGGTTCCACTGAAGAAGTACAACATTCTCTCATTGTTGTGCATACTAATGTGCCTACTGGTGATTCTGATGTTGTGTGTTCTGCAACCAGCTCCCCAGTCCATAACACCAAATGGACTAAGGAACATccaattgagcagattattggtaaacTGGATAGTAGAGTAAAAACtagaaggcatgcaaccagtaaCTTCTGCATGAATGTGAattttgtatctaccattgaacccaCTAATGTTGAAGAAGTATTAAAAGATCCTAGCTGGGCGGGAGCTATGCAAGATGAGCTCtttcagtttgataggaacaaagtatgGAAGCTGGTACCTGAACCTGATGGTGATGAGAAGAAAATCATAGGTACCAAGTGGGTGTTCAAGAACAAAATTTGA